The following coding sequences are from one Megamonas funiformis window:
- a CDS encoding 1-deoxy-D-xylulose-5-phosphate reductoisomerase produces MKKIAVLGSTGSIGTQTLDVVRNHSDFLKIEVLAANNNDELLEQQINEFKPAMAILHNKEAYEKLKARYVGETKLYYGEEGLIEGATTDKIDTVVTSLMGFAGLRPTMRAIEAGKNIALANKETLVVAGDLVMKKAREKQIEIMPIDSEHGALFQCLHGEDMNKVDKLLVTASGGPFRGKKIEDLKNVSVKQCLSHPTWKMGRKITIDSASLMNKGLEVIEAKQLYNVDYDKIQVVVHPQSIIHSMVQYVDGSVIAQLGSTDMRLPIQYALTYPERMVCPAEKLDFWQMKDLTFEKPDTDTFRGLALAYEAGKIGGSMPCVMNATNEIAVEAFLNEKISFLDIYDIIEEAMQSHITLIEPELEDLFEIDSNIRKQVKEKIYKC; encoded by the coding sequence ATGAAAAAAATTGCAGTATTAGGTTCAACTGGTTCAATTGGAACTCAAACTTTAGATGTAGTTAGAAATCATAGTGATTTCTTGAAAATTGAAGTTTTAGCGGCTAATAATAATGATGAATTATTAGAACAGCAAATAAATGAATTTAAACCAGCTATGGCGATTTTGCATAATAAAGAAGCTTATGAAAAATTAAAAGCTCGTTATGTAGGAGAAACTAAATTATATTATGGAGAAGAAGGATTAATCGAAGGGGCTACTACAGATAAAATTGATACAGTAGTTACTTCATTAATGGGTTTTGCAGGTCTTCGTCCAACTATGAGAGCCATTGAAGCTGGTAAAAATATCGCACTAGCTAATAAGGAAACTTTAGTAGTAGCTGGTGATTTAGTTATGAAAAAAGCTCGTGAAAAACAGATTGAAATCATGCCGATTGATAGTGAACATGGAGCATTATTTCAATGTTTACATGGCGAAGATATGAATAAAGTTGACAAATTATTAGTTACTGCTTCTGGCGGTCCTTTTAGAGGTAAGAAAATAGAAGATTTAAAAAATGTTTCAGTAAAACAGTGCTTAAGTCATCCAACATGGAAAATGGGACGCAAGATTACTATTGATAGCGCATCTTTGATGAATAAAGGCTTAGAAGTAATTGAAGCAAAACAATTATATAATGTGGATTATGATAAAATTCAGGTAGTAGTTCACCCACAAAGTATTATTCATTCTATGGTGCAATATGTGGACGGATCAGTTATTGCTCAATTAGGTTCAACTGATATGAGACTTCCTATACAATATGCACTTACTTATCCAGAAAGAATGGTTTGTCCTGCTGAAAAATTAGATTTTTGGCAAATGAAAGATTTAACTTTTGAAAAGCCAGATACAGACACATTTAGAGGTCTTGCTTTAGCGTATGAAGCAGGAAAAATAGGCGGTTCTATGCCTTGTGTGATGAATGCTACCAATGAAATTGCTGTAGAAGCTTTCTTAAATGAAAAGATTAGTTTCTTAGATATTTATGATATAATAGAAGAAGCTATGCAATCTCATATAACTTTGATAGAACCAGAACTTGAAGATTTATTTGAAATTGATAGCAATATTCGTAAGCAAGTAAAGGAGAAGATTTATAAGTGTTAA
- the rseP gene encoding RIP metalloprotease RseP — MLISAIAIVFVFGLLVLVHEFGHFITAKKTGMRVDEFAIGFGPKLVSTKRGETVYSIRAIPLGGFNKIAGMEKGMDEDAGDRAYWARPVWARMIVILAGSIMNFILPFLIFAGVFFFNGIQTPSNAPVLGQVISGEAASQAGLKDGDKILSVNGEQITSWTNFVQKVQNADGKILKIEFIRDNEQMATSVVPKYDEQAKRALIGVTAPVDVKSVGFGESIALAFATVVNIIYQMYSGLIGMITGSVSAELSGPVGVAQMTSQAAHLGLVPLLQFAALLSLNLGVINLLPIPALDGGHFVVLLVEAIRGKAIEAKYVRVVQMAGIILLLSLMFFATAQDVGRLFG; from the coding sequence GTGTTAATCAGTGCAATTGCTATTGTATTTGTCTTTGGTTTGCTAGTATTGGTTCATGAATTTGGACATTTTATTACTGCAAAAAAAACTGGTATGCGTGTAGATGAATTTGCAATTGGTTTTGGTCCTAAATTAGTAAGTACAAAAAGAGGAGAAACAGTATATTCTATAAGAGCTATTCCTCTTGGTGGTTTTAATAAAATTGCAGGAATGGAAAAAGGCATGGATGAAGATGCAGGCGATAGAGCGTATTGGGCTCGTCCTGTATGGGCTAGAATGATTGTAATTTTAGCTGGTTCGATAATGAACTTTATTTTACCTTTTTTGATTTTTGCAGGAGTTTTTTTCTTTAATGGTATACAAACTCCATCAAATGCTCCAGTTTTAGGGCAAGTTATTTCTGGAGAAGCAGCAAGTCAAGCTGGCTTAAAAGATGGAGATAAAATTTTAAGCGTAAATGGAGAACAAATTACTTCATGGACAAATTTTGTACAGAAAGTGCAAAATGCTGATGGAAAAATTTTAAAAATAGAATTTATCCGTGATAATGAACAGATGGCTACTTCTGTTGTGCCAAAATATGATGAACAAGCTAAGCGTGCTTTGATTGGGGTAACTGCGCCAGTTGATGTAAAAAGTGTAGGTTTTGGTGAATCAATTGCTTTAGCATTTGCTACAGTAGTAAATATTATTTACCAAATGTATAGTGGTCTTATTGGCATGATAACAGGTAGTGTTAGTGCGGAATTATCTGGACCAGTGGGTGTAGCTCAAATGACTAGTCAAGCTGCACATTTAGGTTTAGTTCCATTATTACAATTTGCTGCATTATTGAGTTTGAACTTAGGAGTAATAAATTTATTGCCAATTCCTGCTTTAGATGGCGGACATTTTGTAGTCTTATTAGTAGAGGCAATTCGTGGTAAGGCTATTGAAGCTAAATATGTGAGAGTAGTGCAAATGGCTGGTATAATTTTATTATTATCCTTGATGTTCTTCGCTACAGCTCAAGATGTTGGTCGTTTATTTGGTTAA
- the ispG gene encoding flavodoxin-dependent (E)-4-hydroxy-3-methylbut-2-enyl-diphosphate synthase, which translates to MIKRKMTRQISIGDVKIGGGAPISVQSMTNTKTTDTNATVAQIKALVDAGCDIVRVAVPDMSAAENIYNIKSQVDVPLVADIHFDYRLALKAIEQGIDALRINPGNIGDEERVKAVVEAAKTRNIPIRIGVNAGSLDKKLLAKYGKVTAEALVESALEHIRILEKLNFYDIKISLKAHDVPLTLDAYRLMSETVDYPLHLGITEAGTVNTGIIKSAVGIGALLAEGIGDTFRISLTGDPVNEVKVANEILKALGLKEYGPTLISCPTCGRCNIDLPSIAEKVEQRLSGITKPIKVAVMGCVVNGPGEARDADIGIAGGKGEGLVFRKGEVINKVPEDKLVDALFEELDKLIK; encoded by the coding sequence ATGATAAAAAGAAAAATGACACGACAAATCAGTATTGGTGATGTGAAAATTGGTGGTGGTGCACCGATTTCTGTGCAATCTATGACTAATACTAAAACAACAGATACAAATGCTACAGTAGCACAGATAAAAGCATTAGTAGATGCTGGTTGTGATATTGTTCGTGTAGCTGTACCTGATATGTCAGCAGCTGAAAATATTTACAATATTAAAAGTCAAGTCGATGTACCTTTGGTTGCAGATATTCATTTTGATTATCGTCTAGCTTTAAAAGCTATAGAACAAGGTATAGATGCACTTCGTATTAATCCTGGGAATATTGGCGATGAAGAACGTGTAAAAGCAGTAGTCGAAGCTGCAAAAACAAGAAATATTCCTATACGTATAGGTGTTAATGCAGGTTCACTTGATAAAAAATTGTTGGCAAAATATGGTAAAGTAACAGCAGAAGCGTTAGTTGAAAGTGCTTTAGAGCATATAAGAATTCTAGAAAAATTAAATTTCTATGATATTAAAATTTCACTAAAAGCACATGATGTACCATTAACGCTAGATGCTTATCGTTTGATGAGTGAAACAGTGGACTATCCACTTCATTTAGGCATAACAGAAGCAGGCACTGTAAATACAGGAATTATTAAATCTGCTGTAGGTATAGGTGCTTTACTTGCTGAAGGCATAGGCGATACATTCCGCATTTCTTTGACTGGTGATCCTGTGAATGAAGTAAAAGTAGCAAATGAAATTTTAAAAGCATTAGGTCTTAAAGAATATGGACCTACACTTATTTCATGTCCTACTTGTGGTCGTTGTAATATTGATTTACCAAGTATTGCTGAAAAAGTAGAACAAAGATTGTCAGGAATAACAAAACCTATCAAAGTTGCTGTTATGGGTTGTGTTGTAAATGGCCCAGGTGAAGCCCGTGATGCTGATATTGGTATCGCTGGTGGAAAAGGTGAAGGATTAGTCTTCCGTAAAGGTGAAGTTATAAATAAAGTACCTGAAGATAAATTAGTAGATGCTTTATTTGAAGAATTAGATAAACTTATAAAATAA
- a CDS encoding proline--tRNA ligase has translation MRTSKLYAPTLRQTPAEAEVPSHQLMLRAGFIRKVAGGVYTYLPLAWRTLRKIEQIIREEMEAKDGQELALPIVQPAELWKETGRWEVFGEEMFRLVDRHNREFCLGPTHEEIITDLVRNEVRSYKQLPLLLYQIQNKYRDEIRPRFGLMRGREFIMKDAYSFDKDEAGLDKSYKDMYDAYTNIFNRCGLTFRPVEADGGAIGNATTHEFTVLAETGESDIVYCEKCDYAANAEKSELKPIVAPAEEELPLEKVNTPGTKTIEAVAEFLNTPIEKNIKAVIFQNEKDQVICAFVRGDHEVNDVKLQNITGAITLKMAEESAIRAIGGVPGFMSPIGLSKDAIVVVDATVMEMHNAVCGANEEDCHYKNANPKRDFGDVIVADIRLIAQGDPCPHCGAPVKMTHGIEVGQVFKLGIKYSKALGATFLDENGREKPLIMGCYGIGVSRTMAAAIEQFHDDNGIIWPASIAPFEVVIVPINAKDEAQMQIAEKLYADMKNAGIDVLLDDRKDRAGVKFKDVDLIGYPVRITVSPKLLDANEVEIKVRRDGATSNVKVDDCAQTVKDMLKNL, from the coding sequence GTGCGTACATCTAAACTTTATGCGCCTACATTGCGTCAGACTCCAGCAGAAGCTGAAGTACCTAGTCATCAGCTAATGCTTAGAGCTGGTTTTATTCGTAAAGTAGCAGGTGGGGTTTATACATATTTGCCTCTTGCTTGGCGTACTTTACGCAAAATAGAACAAATTATTCGTGAAGAAATGGAAGCTAAAGACGGTCAAGAATTAGCTCTTCCAATTGTACAACCTGCTGAACTTTGGAAAGAAACTGGTCGTTGGGAAGTTTTTGGCGAAGAAATGTTCCGTTTAGTGGACAGACATAATCGTGAATTCTGCCTTGGACCAACACATGAAGAAATTATTACAGATTTAGTACGTAATGAAGTACGTTCTTATAAACAATTACCATTATTGTTATATCAAATTCAAAATAAATATCGTGATGAAATTCGTCCTCGTTTTGGTCTTATGCGTGGTCGTGAATTTATCATGAAAGATGCTTATTCTTTTGATAAAGATGAAGCAGGTCTTGATAAATCTTATAAAGATATGTATGATGCATATACAAATATCTTCAATCGTTGTGGTCTTACATTCCGCCCTGTAGAAGCTGATGGCGGTGCTATTGGTAATGCTACAACACATGAATTCACTGTATTAGCTGAAACAGGTGAATCTGATATCGTTTACTGTGAAAAATGCGATTATGCAGCAAACGCTGAAAAATCCGAATTAAAACCAATTGTTGCACCAGCTGAAGAAGAATTACCACTTGAAAAAGTAAATACTCCTGGTACAAAAACTATTGAAGCTGTAGCTGAATTTTTAAATACTCCAATTGAAAAAAATATCAAAGCTGTTATTTTCCAAAATGAAAAAGACCAAGTAATCTGTGCATTTGTTCGTGGAGACCATGAAGTAAATGATGTAAAATTACAAAATATTACAGGAGCAATCACATTAAAAATGGCAGAAGAGTCTGCTATTCGCGCTATTGGTGGTGTGCCTGGTTTCATGAGTCCAATCGGTCTTAGCAAAGATGCAATCGTGGTTGTTGATGCTACAGTAATGGAAATGCATAATGCTGTTTGCGGTGCAAATGAAGAAGATTGCCACTATAAAAATGCTAATCCAAAACGCGATTTCGGTGATGTAATCGTAGCTGATATTCGCCTTATTGCCCAAGGAGACCCATGTCCTCATTGTGGAGCACCAGTAAAAATGACTCATGGTATTGAAGTAGGACAAGTATTTAAACTTGGTATAAAATACAGTAAAGCACTTGGTGCTACTTTCCTTGATGAAAATGGTAGAGAAAAACCATTGATCATGGGTTGCTATGGTATCGGTGTTAGCCGTACAATGGCAGCTGCTATTGAACAATTCCATGATGATAATGGTATTATTTGGCCTGCATCTATTGCACCTTTTGAAGTGGTTATTGTACCTATCAACGCTAAAGATGAAGCTCAAATGCAGATTGCAGAAAAACTTTATGCTGATATGAAAAATGCTGGTATAGATGTACTTTTAGATGATAGAAAAGACAGAGCTGGCGTAAAATTTAAAGATGTTGATTTAATTGGCTATCCAGTACGTATTACTGTAAGCCCTAAACTTTTAGATGCTAATGAAGTAGAAATTAAAGTTCGCCGTGATGGTGCTACTTCTAATGTAAAAGTTGATGATTGTGCACAAACAGTAAAAGATATGCTTAAAAATCTATAA
- a CDS encoding YbaK/EbsC family protein: MSIEKVKSYFKQFNMEDKIMEFPVSSATVTEAAKALNCQEAHIAKTMSFKLNEDAVLVVMAGDMRIDNHKFKEKFHKKATMLKADEVEPMTGFPIGGVCPFAPKDGVKVYLDESLKRFDKVYPACGSRNSAIELSIPELEKYSKAVEWVNIGKN; this comes from the coding sequence ATGTCCATAGAAAAAGTAAAATCATATTTCAAACAATTTAATATGGAAGATAAAATTATGGAATTTCCTGTTTCTAGTGCTACGGTAACTGAAGCTGCTAAAGCTTTAAATTGCCAAGAAGCTCATATTGCCAAAACTATGTCTTTTAAATTAAATGAAGATGCTGTTCTTGTAGTTATGGCTGGTGATATGCGAATTGATAATCATAAATTCAAAGAAAAATTTCACAAAAAAGCTACTATGCTCAAAGCTGATGAAGTTGAACCTATGACAGGCTTTCCTATCGGTGGAGTTTGTCCATTTGCTCCTAAAGATGGCGTAAAAGTATATCTTGATGAATCTTTAAAACGCTTTGATAAAGTCTATCCTGCTTGTGGTAGCAGAAATAGTGCTATTGAACTTAGTATTCCTGAACTTGAAAAATATTCTAAAGCTGTTGAATGGGTAAATATTGGTAAAAACTAA
- a CDS encoding DUF1858 domain-containing protein, with translation MTITKEMGIMEVVSQYPETVEVFVNAGMGCLGCAAAHFENIEQGAGAHGIDIDKLIEDLNAAIEAK, from the coding sequence ATGACTATAACTAAAGAAATGGGTATTATGGAAGTTGTTAGCCAATATCCTGAAACTGTAGAAGTATTCGTAAACGCTGGTATGGGTTGCCTCGGTTGTGCTGCTGCTCACTTTGAAAACATCGAACAAGGTGCAGGCGCTCATGGCATCGATATCGATAAACTCATCGAAGATTTAAATGCTGCTATCGAAGCAAAATAA
- a CDS encoding prolipoprotein diacylglyceryl transferase, protein MEFVAFYLGDINIYWYGLIIVFALLIGLGISKIMFKLYGEKFSPMWDLLIFIIPVSLICARIFYVIIHLDAYMSNIGQIFCIWQGGLSIYGALLGFLATSIVFLRKYGYNLWLWFDLMIPSILFGLIILQLANFMMQFSLGTPLGLDIPNDHSLAEYVEYRYRPTGFEAYQYFQPVALYQAFAYSIVFIISVLCLLINRKYKFLAEGTVFLFSVILMAIIRFGIGFMYFSVNKDMLLYPMQWIALTVMIATVFIYIVKRFQHN, encoded by the coding sequence ATGGAATTTGTAGCTTTTTATTTAGGTGATATCAATATTTACTGGTATGGCTTAATAATTGTCTTTGCATTATTAATAGGCTTAGGTATAAGTAAAATAATGTTTAAATTATATGGTGAAAAATTCAGCCCTATGTGGGATTTATTGATTTTTATAATTCCTGTGAGTTTGATATGTGCTAGAATTTTTTATGTAATTATACATTTAGATGCATATATGTCAAATATAGGTCAAATTTTTTGTATTTGGCAAGGTGGTCTATCTATTTATGGAGCATTATTGGGTTTTCTAGCAACAAGTATAGTTTTTTTGCGCAAATATGGTTATAATTTATGGTTGTGGTTTGATTTGATGATACCTTCAATTTTGTTTGGTTTGATTATTTTGCAATTGGCAAACTTTATGATGCAATTTTCATTGGGAACTCCGCTAGGTTTAGATATTCCTAATGACCATAGTTTAGCTGAATATGTAGAATATAGGTATCGTCCAACAGGCTTTGAAGCATACCAATATTTTCAGCCAGTAGCTTTATATCAGGCTTTTGCTTATAGTATAGTATTTATAATTTCTGTCTTGTGTTTACTTATAAATAGAAAATATAAATTTTTAGCTGAAGGCACAGTTTTTTTATTTAGTGTTATTTTGATGGCTATTATTAGATTTGGTATTGGCTTTATGTATTTTAGTGTTAATAAAGATATGTTATTATATCCAATGCAGTGGATAGCATTGACTGTAATGATAGCGACTGTATTTATATATATAGTAAAACGTTTTCAACATAATTGA
- a CDS encoding polysaccharide deacetylase family protein: protein MFKQKIYTKIILFIMLVCLPLVLSSPKVMPVSAAENEEDIPITILNYHKVDNMNIALSVLPEDFDRQMAYLKENGYNTINTDQLYDYMVNGAELPENPIMITFDDGYEDNYQNAYPILKKYGFTGTIFIITDFVSNQPNYLTWEQIKEMKANGMDFQSHTASHKSMTELTEAQLKDELTKSKQTLDTQLNQDTKFMAYPTGTYNLYIAKLVNDAGYRGAFTIKYGNVDRASNIYALERVPIFHTENTFLSFYERMHYVPVFERLGWYKS from the coding sequence GTGTTTAAACAAAAAATATATACAAAAATAATATTATTTATTATGTTAGTTTGTTTGCCTTTAGTTTTATCCAGTCCTAAAGTAATGCCTGTATCAGCAGCAGAAAATGAAGAAGATATTCCAATTACTATATTAAATTATCATAAGGTTGATAATATGAATATAGCTTTATCAGTATTACCGGAAGATTTTGACCGACAAATGGCTTATTTAAAAGAAAATGGTTATAATACCATAAATACTGACCAATTATACGATTATATGGTAAATGGAGCAGAGCTTCCAGAAAATCCTATCATGATTACTTTTGATGATGGTTATGAAGATAATTATCAAAATGCGTATCCAATTTTGAAAAAATATGGTTTTACAGGTACTATTTTTATAATTACAGATTTTGTTAGCAATCAGCCTAATTATTTAACTTGGGAACAAATAAAAGAAATGAAAGCAAATGGCATGGATTTTCAATCGCATACAGCTAGTCATAAATCTATGACAGAGCTTACAGAAGCGCAGTTAAAAGATGAACTTACAAAATCTAAACAAACATTAGATACGCAATTAAATCAAGATACGAAATTTATGGCTTATCCTACAGGCACATATAATTTATATATTGCTAAATTAGTTAATGACGCAGGTTATCGTGGCGCATTTACGATAAAATATGGTAATGTGGATAGAGCAAGTAATATTTATGCTTTAGAAAGAGTACCTATTTTCCATACAGAAAATACATTTTTATCTTTTTATGAACGTATGCATTATGTACCAGTATTTGAACGATTGGGTTGGTATAAGAGTTAA
- the rsmH gene encoding 16S rRNA (cytosine(1402)-N(4))-methyltransferase RsmH has protein sequence MEFEHISVLPEEVIAGLAIKPDGIYVDCTLGGAGHSSRIASQLNENGHLIGIDQDEDAIKVATERLKQYQCKIDIVHSNFKNLEAILNDLNIEYIDGILFDLGVSSYQLDEADRGFSYMQDAPLDMRMDKTQDFSAYNVVNEYDEEQLNHIFKTYGEERWSKRIAEFIVKYRQEKKIETTGELVDIIRRAIPAAVRKKATGHPAKRIFQAIRIEVNNELGILENTFKTAVKHLNKGGKIAVITFHSLEDRITKNVFKELSRGCICPPHLPICVCNHKPEIKLCSKAIKPSKYEMDDNSRSKSAKLRVAEKL, from the coding sequence GTGGAATTTGAACATATTAGTGTTCTACCAGAAGAAGTAATAGCAGGGCTTGCTATTAAACCTGATGGTATATATGTGGATTGTACTTTAGGTGGAGCAGGTCATTCATCAAGAATTGCAAGTCAATTAAATGAAAATGGTCATTTAATTGGTATTGACCAAGATGAAGATGCTATAAAAGTTGCAACTGAGAGATTAAAACAATATCAATGTAAAATAGATATTGTGCATAGTAATTTTAAAAATTTAGAAGCCATATTAAATGATTTAAACATAGAATATATTGATGGAATTTTATTTGATTTAGGTGTTTCCTCATATCAATTAGATGAAGCAGATAGAGGTTTTTCTTATATGCAAGATGCACCACTTGATATGCGCATGGATAAAACACAAGATTTTTCTGCATATAATGTGGTTAATGAATATGATGAGGAACAATTAAATCATATTTTTAAAACATATGGTGAAGAACGTTGGAGCAAACGTATAGCTGAGTTTATTGTAAAATATCGTCAAGAAAAGAAAATAGAAACTACAGGCGAATTAGTGGATATTATTCGCCGTGCTATACCAGCCGCTGTGCGAAAAAAAGCAACGGGTCATCCAGCAAAACGCATTTTTCAGGCTATTCGTATAGAAGTAAATAATGAATTAGGAATTTTAGAAAATACTTTTAAAACAGCAGTAAAACATTTAAATAAGGGTGGGAAAATAGCAGTAATAACTTTTCACTCTTTAGAAGATCGCATAACAAAGAATGTTTTTAAAGAGTTATCTCGTGGGTGCATTTGTCCACCGCATTTACCAATTTGTGTATGTAATCATAAGCCTGAGATAAAGCTTTGCAGTAAAGCTATAAAGCCATCAAAATATGAGATGGACGATAATTCACGTTCTAAAAGTGCAAAATTAAGAGTAGCAGAGAAGTTATAA
- the ftsL gene encoding cell division protein FtsL, which yields MLAQRKIVYDESQKNYKQMKTKKLVKVEQAKNVNVNNALRSRCIILFVVVIALAGFFILRSGVAASNAYYLNQLKNQSTVLEAENSRLHLEIAHLKSPERIQSIATQELGMIVPDKFFFSTKN from the coding sequence ATGTTAGCGCAACGCAAAATTGTTTATGACGAAAGTCAAAAAAATTATAAACAGATGAAAACTAAAAAATTAGTAAAAGTAGAACAGGCAAAAAATGTAAATGTAAATAATGCGTTGCGTTCAAGATGTATTATTTTATTTGTGGTTGTTATAGCTTTAGCAGGATTTTTTATATTGCGTAGTGGTGTAGCTGCTAGCAATGCTTATTATTTAAATCAATTAAAAAATCAATCTACAGTATTAGAAGCAGAAAATTCTCGTCTTCATTTAGAAATAGCACATTTAAAATCACCAGAAAGAATACAATCTATTGCTACACAAGAATTAGGAATGATAGTACCGGATAAGTTTTTCTTTTCAACTAAAAATTGA
- a CDS encoding UDP-N-acetylmuramoyl-L-alanyl-D-glutamate--2,6-diaminopimelate ligase, translated as MTIEQLVSVLNNVEVKGDVNKEIEFITHDSRRVRKNTLFVCICGTRVDGNKFIPQAIEAGACAIMTEKDVEVPADITVIKVPNMREAMELAVPYFYDYPGKKMRMIGVTGTNGKTSSTYMLRDILRKAGYKVGVIGTIKIMIEDEEMPIHNTTPDVIDLQEILDKMYKQNIDYVVMEVSSHALDMNRIAGCEYDTAMFTNLTQDHLDYHKTMENYALAKAKLFDSLSAPNLVKSNKNAVINLDDELGSKTMIEHTKCNLITYGIKNDAVLKAENVEIKASGASFDVKYKDDCVHFDLKVTGMFNVYNILGVIGVALAEKISFDLIKETLEAFEAVAGRFELVRQGQDFSVIVDYAHTPDGLENVLKTAREIAKKRLIVVFGCGGDRDRTKRPIMGRIAAQLADVVIATSDNPRTEDPEFILSEVEAGVLPALHGNFHEKITDRRTAIFRAIELAQKDDIVLIAGKGHENYQILKTGTIHFDDKEVAIEAIRGKING; from the coding sequence ATGACCATTGAACAACTAGTGTCAGTATTAAATAATGTAGAAGTAAAAGGAGATGTGAATAAAGAAATTGAGTTTATAACTCATGATTCACGTCGTGTGAGAAAAAACACTTTATTCGTATGTATCTGTGGTACTAGGGTAGATGGTAATAAATTTATTCCTCAAGCTATAGAAGCTGGAGCTTGTGCGATTATGACTGAAAAAGATGTAGAAGTTCCTGCAGATATTACAGTTATAAAAGTGCCAAATATGCGTGAAGCAATGGAACTTGCTGTACCATATTTTTATGATTATCCAGGTAAAAAAATGCGTATGATTGGTGTTACAGGAACAAATGGTAAAACAAGTAGCACATATATGCTTCGCGATATTTTGCGTAAAGCAGGATATAAAGTGGGCGTCATTGGCACAATTAAAATCATGATTGAAGATGAAGAGATGCCAATTCATAATACAACACCAGATGTGATTGACCTTCAAGAAATCTTAGATAAAATGTATAAGCAAAATATCGATTATGTAGTTATGGAAGTATCTTCACATGCTTTAGATATGAATCGTATTGCAGGTTGTGAATATGATACTGCAATGTTTACAAATCTTACTCAAGACCATTTAGATTATCATAAAACTATGGAAAATTATGCCCTAGCTAAGGCAAAATTATTTGATAGTTTATCTGCACCAAATTTAGTGAAGTCTAATAAAAATGCTGTAATTAATTTAGATGATGAACTTGGCAGTAAAACAATGATTGAGCATACAAAATGCAATTTAATAACTTATGGTATTAAAAATGATGCTGTATTAAAAGCTGAAAATGTAGAAATAAAAGCATCTGGTGCTTCTTTTGATGTAAAATACAAAGATGATTGCGTTCATTTTGATTTAAAAGTTACAGGTATGTTCAATGTTTATAATATTTTAGGTGTAATTGGCGTAGCTTTAGCTGAAAAAATTTCTTTTGATTTAATCAAAGAAACTCTTGAAGCATTTGAAGCTGTAGCAGGACGCTTTGAACTTGTACGTCAAGGTCAAGATTTCAGTGTAATTGTCGATTATGCACATACTCCAGATGGTTTAGAAAACGTTTTAAAAACAGCACGTGAAATCGCTAAAAAACGTTTGATTGTAGTATTTGGTTGTGGTGGTGATCGTGATAGAACAAAACGTCCTATTATGGGTCGTATTGCAGCACAGCTTGCTGATGTGGTAATTGCAACTTCTGATAATCCAAGAACAGAAGATCCAGAATTTATTTTATCTGAAGTAGAAGCTGGTGTACTTCCTGCGCTTCATGGCAATTTCCATGAAAAAATCACAGATAGAAGAACAGCTATTTTCAGAGCTATTGAACTTGCGCAAAAAGATGATATCGTACTTATTGCGGGTAAAGGTCATGAAAATTATCAGATTTTGAAAACAGGAACTATTCATTTTGATGATAAAGAAGTAGCTATTGAAGCAATTAGGGGGAAGATTAATGGCTAA